One stretch of Bombus affinis isolate iyBomAffi1 chromosome 4, iyBomAffi1.2, whole genome shotgun sequence DNA includes these proteins:
- the LOC126915637 gene encoding uncharacterized protein C2orf42 isoform X1, which translates to MSNEERLRKLLSDLGKATLRGIRKCPKCGTYNGSRGLCCKNKYCDAVFKEPGEKRKLSTEACKLITGTTAQVFSVRVRDKGPDYRGFVQLPLINATISNEMITLISQSTALCFVDSCERSFDTSVLKCHEKNSSDTPVSACQHIQAALRCYAEAQPLTLRNSILSSLNVNNEMKQEIWLLATETSGPLVQRVSKNIMAVKCKASPKHPLGYLHFSLFVTKLKDRIEHRYFCSCSTFKGIGKTTGDKPDVAQSSQNKRCVHFYACICAFASDTKLSEEFSYYINLDQNDLSVSKPLTTVLQNDEQDKIVGIDLDGLTTDDTDTHLLIFRDDTLTVQSLDGNRLDLDSMNLESTILPHSIVENIGVECDRTLLEDNNMVSQVNNLEVINENGVQLGGNTVKIMDDQTSMDSKYNVLNNSQYILNDNIKILNTGTLKVLDTNAILDVNNMKIIDTNTVSNTTGVKIVDKNMLVQYDTGSISNTESNSITQPISTKRKRDDKPTSTNTTSLNNLSSIEPRKAKTKLHIVKKYQNPCEDLDEANIHLPFIKWLASITERINQTMHFQFDGKPDPLVFHVPQIFFDCLRERISCGGKKKRLPNSTTAFVRKDGVPLGTFTKYTWQITNILHVKSIFETPLIPLEITRSFVQNADGTYELYKREETEIDRYKKTNNNALIKPLELKTYLKVGNTSPNQVEPTPFLIEWIPDILPISKIGELRIRFEFGHVKNETNHRWRKIALLKNY; encoded by the exons ATGTCTAATGAGGAGCGTTTGAGGAAGTTATTATCTGACTTAGGTAAAGCTACATTACGTGGAATTCGTAAATGCCCAAAATGTGGAACTTATAATGGATCTCGTGGTTTGTGTTGTAAAAACAAATATTGTGATGCTGTATTTAAGGAACCTGGTGAAAAAAGGAAACTATCAACAGAAGCATGTAAGCTTATTACAGGCACAACTGCTCAAGTTTTTTCTGTTAGAGTACGTGATAAAGGCCCAGACTATCGTGGATTTGTTCAATTACCACTGATAAATGCCACAATTTCTAATGAAATGATAACACTTATTTCACAATCCACTGCGTTATGTTTTGTTGATAGTTGTGAAAGAAGTTTTGATACTAGTGTTCTTAAATGTCAT GAAAAGAATTCATCCGATACGCCTGTCTCTGCATGTCAACATATACAGGCTGCCTTAAGATGCTATGCAGAGGCACAGCCATTAACTTTAAGGAACTCTATTCTATCATCTTTAAATGTAAATAATGAAATGAAACAAGAAATTTGGTTACTTGCTACTGAAACTTCAGGGCCTTTAGTACAACGAGTGTCCAAAAATATAATGGCAGTCAAATGCAAAGCTTCACCAAAACATCCATTAGGTTACCTTCATTTTTCTCTCTTTGTTACAAAATTGAAAGATAGAATTGAACATCGTTATTTTTGTTCTTGTTCCACATTTAAA GGCATAGGGAAAACAACAGGAGACAAACCAGATGTAGCACAGTCCTCTCAGAATAAGCGTTGTGTACATTTTTATGCTTGTATTTGTGCATTTGCTAGCGATACAAAATTATCAGAAGAATTTAGTTATTATATTAACTTAGATCAGAATGATTTAAGTGTATCGAAACCACTAACAACAGTGTTACAAAATGATGAACAAGATAAAATAGTAGGCATTG ATCTTGATGGTTTAACAACGGATGATACAGATACACATCTTTTAATATTTCGAGATGACACTTTAACAGTTCAAAGCTTAGATGGAAATAGATTAGATTTGGATTCAATGAATTTAGAATCTACAATTCTACCACATAGTATTGTTGAAAATATTGGAGTAGAATGTGATCGTACCTTATTAGAAGATAATAATATGGTATCACAA gtgaataatttagaagtaattaatgaaaatggTGTACAACTTGGTGGAAATACCGTTAAGATAATGGATGATCAGACAAGCATGGATTCTAAATATAATGTGCTTAATAATAGccaatatatattaaatgataatataaagatattaaatactggAACATTGAAAGTTCTTGATACAAATGCTATTTTAGATGTAAATAACATGAAAATAATTGATACTAATACTGTTTCAAATACTACTGGTGTAAAAATAGTAGATAAAAACATGTTAGTACAATATGATACTGGCAGTATATCAAATACGgaaagtaatagtataacacAGCCAATTTCAACAAAGCGAAAAAGAGATGATAAACCAACAAGCACAAACACCACAAGTCTGAATAATTTAAGTTCAATAGAACCAAGAAAAGCTAAAACAAAATTACATATTGTTAAGAAGTATCAAAATCCTTGTGAAGATTTGGATGAAGCTAATATACATTTACCTTTCATTAAATGGCTTGCATCGATAACAGAAAGAATAAATCAAACTATGCATTTTCAATTCGATGGAAAACCAGATCCTTTAGTATTTCATGTACCACAAATATTTTTTGATTGTTTACGAGAAAGGATATCATGTGGTGGCAAAAAGAAACGTTTGCCAAATTCAACAACGGCATTTGTTAGAAAAGACGGTGTACCGTTAGGTACATTTACCAAATATACGTGGCAAATTACTAATATTTTACATGTCAAAAGTATTTTTGAGACGCCTCTTATACCTTTGGAAATCACAAGAAGTTTTGTTCAAAATGCAGATGGTACATATGAATTGtataaaagagaagaaacggAAATAGATAGATACAAAAAAACCAATAATAACGCATTAATTAAACCCTTAGAATTAAAAACGTATTTGAAAGTTG GAAATACTTCTCCAAATCAAGTTGAACCAACACCATTTTTGATAGAATGGATACCAGATATTTTACCAATATCAAAAATTGGTGAACTTAGAATTAGATTTGAATTTGGTCATGTAAAAAATGAGACAAACCATAGATGGAGGAAAATAGCCCtactaaaaaattattaa
- the LOC126915637 gene encoding uncharacterized protein C2orf42 isoform X2, which yields MSNEERLRKLLSDLGKATLRGIRKCPKCGTYNGSRGLCCKNKYCDAVFKEPGEKRKLSTEACKLITGTTAQVFSVRVRDKGPDYRGFVQLPLINATISNEMITLISQSTALCFVDSCERSFDTSVLKCHEKNSSDTPVSACQHIQAALRCYAEAQPLTLRNSILSSLNVNNEMKQEIWLLATETSGPLVQRVSKNIMAVKCKASPKHPLGYLHFSLFVTKLKDRIEHRYFCSCSTFKGIGKTTGDKPDVAQSSQNKRCVHFYACICAFASDTKLSEEFSYYINLDQNDLSVSKPLTTVLQNDEQDKIVGIDLDGLTTDDTDTHLLIFRDDTLTVQSLDGNRLDLDSMNLESTILPHSIVENIGVECDRTLLEDNNMVNNLEVINENGVQLGGNTVKIMDDQTSMDSKYNVLNNSQYILNDNIKILNTGTLKVLDTNAILDVNNMKIIDTNTVSNTTGVKIVDKNMLVQYDTGSISNTESNSITQPISTKRKRDDKPTSTNTTSLNNLSSIEPRKAKTKLHIVKKYQNPCEDLDEANIHLPFIKWLASITERINQTMHFQFDGKPDPLVFHVPQIFFDCLRERISCGGKKKRLPNSTTAFVRKDGVPLGTFTKYTWQITNILHVKSIFETPLIPLEITRSFVQNADGTYELYKREETEIDRYKKTNNNALIKPLELKTYLKVGNTSPNQVEPTPFLIEWIPDILPISKIGELRIRFEFGHVKNETNHRWRKIALLKNY from the exons ATGTCTAATGAGGAGCGTTTGAGGAAGTTATTATCTGACTTAGGTAAAGCTACATTACGTGGAATTCGTAAATGCCCAAAATGTGGAACTTATAATGGATCTCGTGGTTTGTGTTGTAAAAACAAATATTGTGATGCTGTATTTAAGGAACCTGGTGAAAAAAGGAAACTATCAACAGAAGCATGTAAGCTTATTACAGGCACAACTGCTCAAGTTTTTTCTGTTAGAGTACGTGATAAAGGCCCAGACTATCGTGGATTTGTTCAATTACCACTGATAAATGCCACAATTTCTAATGAAATGATAACACTTATTTCACAATCCACTGCGTTATGTTTTGTTGATAGTTGTGAAAGAAGTTTTGATACTAGTGTTCTTAAATGTCAT GAAAAGAATTCATCCGATACGCCTGTCTCTGCATGTCAACATATACAGGCTGCCTTAAGATGCTATGCAGAGGCACAGCCATTAACTTTAAGGAACTCTATTCTATCATCTTTAAATGTAAATAATGAAATGAAACAAGAAATTTGGTTACTTGCTACTGAAACTTCAGGGCCTTTAGTACAACGAGTGTCCAAAAATATAATGGCAGTCAAATGCAAAGCTTCACCAAAACATCCATTAGGTTACCTTCATTTTTCTCTCTTTGTTACAAAATTGAAAGATAGAATTGAACATCGTTATTTTTGTTCTTGTTCCACATTTAAA GGCATAGGGAAAACAACAGGAGACAAACCAGATGTAGCACAGTCCTCTCAGAATAAGCGTTGTGTACATTTTTATGCTTGTATTTGTGCATTTGCTAGCGATACAAAATTATCAGAAGAATTTAGTTATTATATTAACTTAGATCAGAATGATTTAAGTGTATCGAAACCACTAACAACAGTGTTACAAAATGATGAACAAGATAAAATAGTAGGCATTG ATCTTGATGGTTTAACAACGGATGATACAGATACACATCTTTTAATATTTCGAGATGACACTTTAACAGTTCAAAGCTTAGATGGAAATAGATTAGATTTGGATTCAATGAATTTAGAATCTACAATTCTACCACATAGTATTGTTGAAAATATTGGAGTAGAATGTGATCGTACCTTATTAGAAGATAATAATATG gtgaataatttagaagtaattaatgaaaatggTGTACAACTTGGTGGAAATACCGTTAAGATAATGGATGATCAGACAAGCATGGATTCTAAATATAATGTGCTTAATAATAGccaatatatattaaatgataatataaagatattaaatactggAACATTGAAAGTTCTTGATACAAATGCTATTTTAGATGTAAATAACATGAAAATAATTGATACTAATACTGTTTCAAATACTACTGGTGTAAAAATAGTAGATAAAAACATGTTAGTACAATATGATACTGGCAGTATATCAAATACGgaaagtaatagtataacacAGCCAATTTCAACAAAGCGAAAAAGAGATGATAAACCAACAAGCACAAACACCACAAGTCTGAATAATTTAAGTTCAATAGAACCAAGAAAAGCTAAAACAAAATTACATATTGTTAAGAAGTATCAAAATCCTTGTGAAGATTTGGATGAAGCTAATATACATTTACCTTTCATTAAATGGCTTGCATCGATAACAGAAAGAATAAATCAAACTATGCATTTTCAATTCGATGGAAAACCAGATCCTTTAGTATTTCATGTACCACAAATATTTTTTGATTGTTTACGAGAAAGGATATCATGTGGTGGCAAAAAGAAACGTTTGCCAAATTCAACAACGGCATTTGTTAGAAAAGACGGTGTACCGTTAGGTACATTTACCAAATATACGTGGCAAATTACTAATATTTTACATGTCAAAAGTATTTTTGAGACGCCTCTTATACCTTTGGAAATCACAAGAAGTTTTGTTCAAAATGCAGATGGTACATATGAATTGtataaaagagaagaaacggAAATAGATAGATACAAAAAAACCAATAATAACGCATTAATTAAACCCTTAGAATTAAAAACGTATTTGAAAGTTG GAAATACTTCTCCAAATCAAGTTGAACCAACACCATTTTTGATAGAATGGATACCAGATATTTTACCAATATCAAAAATTGGTGAACTTAGAATTAGATTTGAATTTGGTCATGTAAAAAATGAGACAAACCATAGATGGAGGAAAATAGCCCtactaaaaaattattaa
- the LOC126915641 gene encoding transcription factor BTF3 homolog 4-like, protein MNPEKLKKLQAQVRIGGKGTPRRKKKVVHATAATDDKKLQSCLKKLSVNTIPGIEEVNMIKDDGTVIHFNNPKAQASLSANTFAITGHGENKQITDMLPGIISQLGPEGVTQLKRLASTVSGSTVGKSTLEEDDEVPDLVENFDEASKEEVAPKKEVDENDKAVGDKKDAVTIDEKKEAPLATPEA, encoded by the exons ATGAATCCTGAAAAGTTGAAGAAGCTCCAAGCTCAAGTACGAATCGGCGGTAAGGGAACACCCCGACGCAAGAAGAAG GTTGTTCATGCTACTGCTGCTACAGATGATAAGAAATTACAAAGTTGTTTAAAAAAGTTGTCTGTGAATACAATTCCTGGTATAGAGGAGGTTAATATGATTAAGGATGATGGTACTGTCATCCACTTCAATAATCCAAAAGCTCAAGCTAGTTTATCTGCTAACACATTTGCCATTACTGGTCATGGTGAGAATAAACAAATAACTGACATGTTACCGGGAATAATAAGTCAGTTGGGTCCTGAAGGTGTTACACAGTTGAAACGACTAGCAAGTACAGTTTCTGGAAGCACAGTTGGTAAATCAACCTTGGAAGAAGATGATGAGGTACCGGATTTAGTAGAGAACTTTGATGAAGCTAGCAAAGAGGAG GTTGCTCCAAAAAAGGAAGTGGATGAGAATGATAAAGCAGTTGGTGATAAAAAAGATGCTGTTACGATTGATGAAAAGAAAGAAGCCCCCTTAGCTACACCTGAAGCTTAA